One window from the genome of Paramisgurnus dabryanus chromosome 22, PD_genome_1.1, whole genome shotgun sequence encodes:
- the LOC135740254 gene encoding neutral cholesterol ester hydrolase 1-like isoform X2, with protein sequence MMNDAAIRTMMHVSFFAHKLGLSHPFSFVQLAMSGDIIKNPESSPGVRVTDTSFAGVEARVFESTSEGLQKDLKRGVVYFHGGGWTIASARIRDYDTLCRTMAKELDAVVISVEYRLAPKARFPDQFNDAFQAAKNILTAEVLAKYSIDPKRVAVSGDSAGGNLAAAVSQQLAVDASAPIKFKVQALIYPTLQALDFNTPSFQQNRHIPILRDHLMARFLLEYLNGSQDLVPSLLANKHSALDLGHEVAAAKAKINWTQLLPVAFQKNYKPVVPLQGDPKLHEMLPGLLDVRAAPLLAEQEVLKVVPPTYIMVCEHDVLRDDGLMYAKRLEQAGVPVTIDHYKDGFHGSINFVFVSSPFEVSVKSFRNYMKWLNENL encoded by the exons AGTTTTTTTGCTCACAAACTTGGACTGAGTCACCCCTTCAGTTTTGTGCAATTGGCTATGTCAGGGGATATTATAAAGAATCCCGAGTCTAGCCCAGGCGTCCGGGTCACAGATACGTCCTTTGCTGGAGTCGAGGCGCGAGTGTTTGAATCCACTTCAGAAGGCCTTCAGAAAGATTTAAAAAGAGGAGTGGTTTATTTTCATGGAGGTGGATGGACTATTGCTAGTGCAA GGATAAGAGATTATGACACTCTGTGTAGGACAATGGCCAAAGAATTGGATGCAGTTGTTATATCTGTCGA GTACCGTCTGGCCCCTAAGGCACGATTCCCTGATCAGTTCAATGATGCTTTTCAGGCCGCAAAAAATATCCTGACAGCGGAGGTGTTAGCTAAGTACTCTATAGACCCGAAACGAGTGGCTGTGTCAGGTGACAGCGCTGGGGGGAATCTTGCTGCTGCTGTCAGCCAACAG TTGGCCGTGGATGCAAGTGCTCCAAttaaatttaaagttcaggCCCTCATCTACCCTACGCTCCAGGCCCTGGACTTCAACACACCCTCCTTCCAGCAGAATCGCCATATCCCCATCCTGAGAGATCACCTCATGGCCCGCTTTTTATTAGAGTACCTCAATGGATCTCAAGACCTTGTTCCCTCCTTGCTGGCTAACAAGCACTCAGCTCTGGATCTGGGTCATGAGGTAGCAGCAGCTAAAGCGAAGATCAACTGGACCCAGCTTCTACCGGTGGCCTTTCAGAAGAACTATAAGCCAGTGGTGCCACTTCAGGGTGACCCAAAGCTGCATGAGATGCTGCCAGGGTTGCTGGATGTAAGAGCAGCTCCATTATTAGCTGAACAGGAAGTGTTGAAGGTCGTCCCACCCACCTACATCATGGTTTGTGAGCATGACGTTTTGAGAGATGATGGCCTGATGTACGCCAAACGACTGGAGCAAGCTGGAGTGCCCGTTACCATTGATCATTATAAAGATGGATTTCACGGATCCATAAACTTTGTTTTTGTGTCCTCTCCATTCGAAGTTTCAGTGAAAAGTTTTCGTAACTACATGAAGTGGCTAAACGAGAACCTGTAg